A window of the Lodderomyces beijingensis strain CBS 14171 genome assembly, chromosome: 7 genome harbors these coding sequences:
- a CDS encoding mitochondrial 54S ribosomal protein bL34m yields MLQHILKAQLSNVFRQPGHIPRLTQALPRQLSLTQPATPTISPLQSLLGLVQRRYKSRGNTYQPNTLKRKRTFGFLARLRTKGGQKVLARRRAKGRWFLTH; encoded by the coding sequence ATGTTGCAACATATCCTCAAAGCACAGCTCAGCAACGTGTTTAGACAGCCCGGTCATATTCCGCGGCTTACACAAGCGCTCCCTCGGCAGCTCTCACTCACCCAGcctgcaacaccaactaTTTCACCGTTACAGTCGTTGCTCGGCCTTGTGCAAAGGAGATACAAATCCAGAGGAAACACGTACCAGCCAAATACGTTGAAGCGGAAAAGAACATTTGGCTTTTTGGCCAGACTCAGAACAAAAGGCGGTCAAAAGGTGCTTgccagaagaagagcaaaaggaaGATGGTTTTTGACTCACTAG